A genomic segment from Actinomadura hallensis encodes:
- a CDS encoding SDR family oxidoreductase, whose translation MSEKYRHPDRRPAVITGASSGIGAETAKVLAAAGHPVALGARRTDALEEIAASIRVGGGEAVAHALDVTDDASVAEFAAKAAADLGDIEVVVSNAGLVAPGATIDVPTERFAREIDVNLVGVHRVVRAFVPAMVERRRGDIVFVSSDVAVRPRPFMSAYSAGKWGLEGLATALQMELEGTGVRASIIRPGPTWTGMGTDWDDADAAFVLERWVRFGLARHPHFLKAKAHADAIAAIVGAPRGVHLSLLDVNPEAPVEDES comes from the coding sequence ATGTCCGAGAAGTACCGGCACCCCGACCGGCGACCCGCGGTGATCACCGGCGCCTCCTCCGGGATCGGCGCCGAGACGGCCAAGGTCCTCGCCGCGGCGGGCCACCCGGTCGCCCTCGGGGCGCGCCGGACCGACGCGCTGGAGGAGATCGCCGCGTCCATCCGCGTGGGCGGCGGCGAAGCGGTCGCGCACGCCCTCGACGTCACCGACGACGCGTCGGTGGCCGAGTTCGCCGCGAAGGCGGCCGCCGACCTCGGCGACATCGAGGTCGTCGTCAGCAACGCCGGCCTGGTCGCGCCCGGCGCGACCATCGACGTCCCGACCGAGCGCTTCGCGCGGGAGATCGACGTCAACCTCGTCGGCGTCCACCGCGTCGTCCGCGCGTTCGTCCCCGCGATGGTCGAGCGGCGGAGGGGCGACATCGTCTTCGTCTCCTCCGACGTCGCCGTCCGGCCCCGGCCCTTCATGTCGGCGTACTCCGCCGGCAAGTGGGGCCTGGAGGGGCTGGCCACCGCGCTGCAGATGGAACTGGAGGGCACCGGCGTCCGCGCCTCCATCATCCGGCCGGGGCCCACGTGGACCGGCATGGGCACCGACTGGGACGACGCCGACGCCGCGTTCGTCCTCGAACGCTGGGTCCGCTTCGGCCTCGCCCGGCACCCGCACTTCCTCAAGGCCAAGGCGCACGCCGACGCGATCGCCGCGATCGTCGGCGCGCCCCGCGGCGTGCACCTCAGCCTGCTCGACGTCAACCCCGAAGCTCCCGTGGAGGACGAGTCATGA
- a CDS encoding MAB_1171c family putative transporter codes for MIMNIAFPLCAVMLTIVFLYKLRYLRSRWSSARVWALSATVFCFAVTMWSAFPASVRVINRVTGVPNVAELVAAVGLAALGGLFLVLALLWRYSMEEAWPRIRWVLPAYSLVIAGMVVLFALSDVPEERPVDFTFYYAAQPTVAAMYTIYYTATVVGSTILTRWCFTWARLPDYADLPYLRRGLRLYAGASLVLVVYALLRLLTMAANWLGSRALDPMGNLVPVLAALAGCFLLTAALVVPVWGPRWGAARRSLGLWSAFRTLRPLHRDLRDVNPRAVFVAPGRRLDVQHRVRRTLIELSDWRLTLTPLFDPAVGEAAARLGERQGLTGERLGALVEAAQIKAALCAWRDGVRATGPDDPDPLDDGRDGADLDDELRWWRRVAHAYTRSAAVKAAVAGSPHTPDGAAGIPR; via the coding sequence ATGATCATGAACATCGCGTTCCCGCTCTGCGCGGTCATGCTCACGATCGTCTTCCTGTACAAGCTGCGCTACCTGCGGTCGCGGTGGAGCAGCGCCCGGGTGTGGGCGCTGAGCGCCACGGTGTTCTGCTTCGCCGTCACGATGTGGTCGGCGTTCCCGGCCAGCGTCCGGGTCATCAACCGGGTCACCGGCGTCCCGAACGTCGCGGAGCTGGTCGCCGCCGTGGGCCTGGCCGCGCTCGGCGGCCTGTTCCTCGTGCTGGCGCTGCTGTGGCGGTACTCGATGGAGGAGGCGTGGCCCCGGATCCGCTGGGTCCTGCCCGCCTACTCCCTGGTGATCGCCGGCATGGTCGTGCTGTTCGCGCTGTCGGACGTGCCGGAGGAGCGTCCCGTCGACTTCACCTTCTACTACGCCGCACAGCCGACCGTCGCCGCCATGTACACGATCTACTACACGGCCACGGTCGTCGGGTCGACGATCCTGACCCGCTGGTGCTTCACCTGGGCGCGGCTGCCCGACTACGCGGACCTGCCCTACCTGCGCCGCGGCCTCCGGCTGTACGCGGGCGCGAGCCTCGTCCTGGTGGTCTACGCCCTGCTGCGCCTGCTGACGATGGCGGCGAACTGGCTGGGCTCCCGGGCGCTGGACCCGATGGGCAACCTGGTGCCGGTGCTCGCGGCGCTGGCCGGGTGCTTCCTGCTGACCGCCGCGCTGGTGGTCCCGGTGTGGGGGCCGCGGTGGGGCGCCGCCCGCCGCTCCCTCGGCCTGTGGTCGGCGTTCCGGACGCTGCGGCCGCTGCACCGCGACCTGCGGGACGTCAACCCGCGGGCGGTGTTCGTAGCGCCGGGACGGCGGCTGGACGTCCAGCACCGGGTCCGCCGGACGCTGATCGAGCTGAGCGACTGGCGGCTGACGCTGACGCCGCTGTTCGACCCCGCCGTCGGGGAGGCCGCCGCCCGGCTGGGCGAACGGCAGGGCCTCACCGGCGAGCGGCTCGGCGCCCTGGTGGAGGCCGCCCAGATCAAGGCCGCCCTGTGCGCCTGGCGCGACGGCGTCCGCGCCACCGGTCCCGACGACCCGGACCCGCTGGACGACGGACGCGACGGCGCCGACCTCGACGACGAACTCCGCTGGTGGCGCCGGGTCGCCCACGCCTACACCAGGTCGGCCGCCGTCAAGGCCGCGGTCGCGGGGTCTCCGCACACGCCGGACGGAGCGGCCGGTATCCCCAGGTAG
- a CDS encoding CsbD family protein codes for MGLLDKLKNRTQRAKGRAKEEMGRESRDPDLEAEGRKDRMAGGTKQVGEKAKDAAREVRRSGP; via the coding sequence ATGGGACTGCTCGACAAGCTGAAGAACAGGACGCAGCGCGCCAAGGGCCGCGCCAAGGAGGAGATGGGCCGCGAGTCGCGCGACCCGGACCTTGAGGCGGAGGGCCGCAAGGACCGCATGGCGGGCGGAACCAAGCAGGTCGGCGAGAAGGCCAAGGACGCGGCCCGCGAGGTGCGCCGCAGCGGGCCGTGA